In Desulfonatronum thioautotrophicum, the genomic window GCCGATAAACACCATCCGGCTGTTCAGGTCCGCCAGGACATGATCGAAGAGGTAGCGCTGTTTCACCGAGTTCATGACAAAAATCAGCTTACACCGAAAATACTCATGAGTAAAGTCGCATCTTGCTGACTTCCATCATGCCTCATCCCAACACCTTTCCTGTCTTTTGTCTTCAATCCCAGCATAATGCCTTATCCCAGCATTCCAGCATCCCAGCATTTTAATTTATCCATCAACCAAGCCGTCCAAAAAAACGGCAGGCGCAAGAACGGTGCATTCTCGACGCCATTCATCCGGATAATGCCGAACATTCCCGGTTATCAAAGGAACATTTGCGGCTATTGCCACTTCAAGAAATGGGGCATCGCTCTGATCAGGCAGACCTCTGATATGCTGTCTGACCAGTACATGCATGCTGCCGCTTCGCAGATAATCCATAATCTGCGTCAAATCCGAGGAAACGAAGTAACGAGAAAGCCGTGGCCGGTGCAAAACATTTACGTATTCAGCAAGAATCCGGTCATCCACAGCAACACGCAAATCACCGGAACGAAGCAAAT contains:
- a CDS encoding putative toxin-antitoxin system toxin component, PIN family, whose amino-acid sequence is MIVVMDTNVLVSGMINPHGPPGRLVDLLRSGDLRVAVDDRILAEYVNVLHRPRLSRYFVSSDLTQIMDYLRSGSMHVLVRQHIRGLPDQSDAPFLEVAIAANVPLITGNVRHYPDEWRRECTVLAPAVFLDGLVDG